In the genome of Globicephala melas chromosome 3, mGloMel1.2, whole genome shotgun sequence, one region contains:
- the SLC26A2 gene encoding sulfate transporter: protein MSLKNKEQDDQYSPPSRIHLEHEEESHNDFQQFETNDQCRPHARIHLEPQEKPDTNFKQFVIKKLEKSCQCNSTKARNIIFGFLPVLQWLPKYNLKKNILGDVMSGLIVGILLVPQSIAYSLLAGQEPIYGLYTSFFASFIYFLLGTSRHISVGIFGVLCLMIGEVVDRELYKAGYDTAHVTSSLGVVSNESTLLSQPSGKICDKSCYAIIVGSTVTFMAGVYQVAMGFFQVGFVSVYLSDALLSGFVTGASFTVLTSQAKYLLGLSLPRSSGVGSLITTWIHIFRNIHKTNICDLITSLLCLLVLLPTKELNERLKSKLKAPIPTELFVVVAATLASHFGKLNEKYNTSIAGHIPTGFLPPKAPDWNLIPNVAVDAIAISIIGFAITVSLSEMFAKKHGYTVKANQEMYAIGFCNIIPSFFHCFATSAALAKTLVKESTGCQSQLSGVVTALVLLLVLLVIAPLFYSLQKSVLGVITIVNLRGALRKFKDLPEMWRISRMDTVIWFVTMLSSALISTEIGLLVGVCFSLFCVILRTQKPKTSLLGVVEESEIFESMSAYKNLRAKPGIKIFRFVAPLYYINKEYFKSSLYKKTLNPVLVKAAQKKAVKRKIKKETAPLSGIRDEVSVQLSHDPLEFHTIVVDCSAIQFLDTAGIHTLKEVRRDYEAIGIQVLLAQCNPSVRDSLARGEYCKKEEENLLFYSVYEAMTFAEDSQNRKDIYVPNGLSFSSD from the exons atgtctttgaaaaataaagagcaaGATGACCAATACAGTCCTCCATCTAGGATCCATCTGGAGCATGAAGAGGAATCACATAATGACTTCCAGCAATTTGAGACCAATGATCAATGCAGACCTCATGCTAGGATCCATTTGGAGCCTCAAGAGAAACCGGATACTAACTTCAAGCAATTTGTCATCAAAAAACTAGAGAAGAGTTGCCAGTGCAATTCAACCAAAGCCAGAAATATCATTTTCGGCTTCCTTCCTGTTTTGCAGTGGCTCCCAAAATATAatctgaagaaaaacattttaggaGATGTGATGTCTGGCTTGATTGTGGGCATCTTATTGGTGCCCCAATCCATTGCTTATTCTCTCCTGGCTGGCCAAGAACCTATCTATGGTCTGTACACATCTTTTTTTGCCAGCTTCATTTATTTCCTACTGGGTACCTCCCGTCACATTTCTGTGGGCATTTTTGGAGTACTGTGCCTTATGATTGGTGAAGTAGTTGACCGAGAGCTATACAAAGCTGGCTACGACACTGCCCATGTTACTTCTTCTTTAGGAGTGGTTTCAAATGAGAGCACATTATTAAGCCAGCCATCAGGCAAGATATGTGACAAAAGTTGCTATGCAATTATAGTTGGCAGCACTGTAACCTTTATGGCTGGAGTTTATCAG GTAGCGATGGGCTTCTTTCAAGTGGGCTTTGTTTCAGTCTACCTCTCAGATGCCTTGCTGAGTGGATTTGTCACTGGTGCCTCCTTCACAGTTCTTACATCTCAGGCCAAGTATCTCCTTGGACTCAGCCTTCCTCGGAGTAGTGGCGTGGGATCACTCATCACTACTTGGATACATATCTTCAGAAACATCCATAAGACCAATATCTGTGATCTCATCACCAGCCTTTTGTGCCTTTTGGTTCTTTTGCCAACCAAAGAACTCAATGAGCGCCTCAAGTCCAAACTTAAGGCACCTATTCCTACTGAACTCTTTGTTGTTGTGGCAGCCACATTAGCCTCTCATTTTGGAAAACTAAATGAGAAATACAATACCAGTATTGCTGGACATATTCCCACTGGGTTTTTGCCACCCAAAGCACCGGACTGGAACTTAATTCCTAATGTGGCTGTAGACGCAATAGCTATTTCTATCATTGGGTTCGCTATTACTGTATCACTTTCTGAGATGTTTGCCAAGAAACATGGCTACACAGTCAAAGCTAATCAGGAAATGTATGCCATCGGCTTTTGCAatatcattccttccttcttccactgCTTTGCTACTAGTGCAGCTCTTGCAAAGACATTGGTTAAAGAATCCACAGGCTGTCAAAGTCAGCTTTCTGGTGTGGTGACAGCTCTGGTTCTTTTGTTGGTCCTCTTGGTAATAGCTCCTTTATTCTATTCCCTTCAGAAAAGTGTCCTTGGTGTGATCACTATTGTGAATCTCCGGGGAGCCCTACGTAAATTTAAGGATCTGCCAGAGATGTGGAGGATTAGCAGAATGGATACAGTTATCTGGTTTGTTACTATGCTGTCCTCTGCACTGATAAGTACTGAAATAGGCCTGCTCGttggggtttgtttttctctgttttgtgtcATCCTCCGCACTCAGAAGCCAAAGACTTCATTGCTTGGTGTGGTGGAAGAGTCTGAAATCTTTGAATCCATGTCTGCCTACAAGAACCTTCGGGCTAAGCCAGGCATCAAGATTTTCCGCTTTGTAGCCCCTCTCTACTACataaacaaagaatattttaaatcttccttATACAAAAAAACTCTCAACCCAGTCTTAGTAAAGGCAGCTCAGAAGAAGGCAGTAAAGAGAAAGATCAAAAAGGAAACAGCACCTCTCAGTGGAATCCGGGATGAAGTTTCAGTGCAACTTTCCCATGATCCCTTAGAGTTCCATACCATAGTGGTTGACTGTAGTGCAATACAATTTTTAGATACAGCAGGGATCCATACACTGAAAGAAGTTCGCAGAGATTATGAAGCCATTGGCATCCAGGTTCTGCTGGCTCAGTGCAATCCCTCTGTGAGGGATTCCCTGGCCCGGGGAGAGTACtgcaaaaaggaagaagaaaaccttCTGTTTTATAGTGTATATGAAGCAATGACTTTTGCAGAAGACTCTCAAAATCGGAAAGATATATATGTTCCCAATGGTCTGAGTTTTTCCAGTGATTGA